Proteins from one Pleurocapsa minor HA4230-MV1 genomic window:
- a CDS encoding methyltransferase domain-containing protein, whose protein sequence is MSGSELKADLWINEYITPWDIYTHGVTKILAHCQTQYQEMYIVETGAFGKGLVLDGKWQSCTVDEFIYHEALVHPPLIAHQNPKRVLVLGGGEGATIREVLRWNSIELVTMIDIDGEVVEACKQHLPEMHQDAFADPRVKLMIADALEVLDTTTETWDIIISDLSDPIESGPSFALFTKEYFTKLKRVLNPGGYVMVQAGPISPPEVKDHARLVNTLKAVFSNVTSLSAPTPSYGRAWGFAMCSESAIALQPQPESVDRLLQAKTTGGYRFIDGISLLGIMQTPLYIRQAIATETTVYTLNEPPKFFGTGVVSEQ, encoded by the coding sequence ATGTCTGGAAGCGAACTAAAAGCGGATCTCTGGATCAATGAATATATTACTCCTTGGGACATCTACACTCACGGAGTAACCAAGATTCTGGCACATTGTCAGACACAATATCAGGAAATGTATATTGTCGAAACTGGCGCTTTTGGTAAAGGCTTGGTGCTAGACGGCAAATGGCAGTCCTGTACTGTCGATGAATTTATCTACCATGAAGCTTTAGTCCACCCGCCTTTGATTGCCCATCAAAACCCCAAAAGAGTCTTAGTCTTAGGTGGTGGCGAAGGGGCGACAATTCGCGAAGTATTGCGCTGGAACAGCATTGAGTTAGTAACGATGATCGATATTGATGGTGAGGTGGTAGAAGCCTGTAAGCAGCACCTGCCAGAAATGCACCAAGATGCTTTTGCCGATCCCCGTGTAAAGTTGATGATTGCTGATGCTCTAGAAGTTTTAGATACAACAACCGAAACTTGGGACATTATCATTTCCGATCTCAGCGATCCGATTGAATCTGGCCCTTCTTTTGCTTTATTTACCAAAGAATATTTTACCAAACTCAAACGAGTACTTAATCCTGGAGGCTATGTCATGGTGCAGGCTGGCCCTATTTCTCCCCCTGAGGTAAAAGATCATGCTCGGCTGGTTAATACTTTGAAAGCAGTATTTAGCAATGTAACCTCTTTATCTGCTCCCACACCTTCCTATGGACGCGCCTGGGGATTTGCGATGTGTTCCGAGTCAGCGATCGCCCTACAACCTCAGCCAGAATCAGTCGATCGGCTACTCCAAGCAAAAACCACTGGAGGCTATCGTTTTATCGACGGCATAAGCCTTCTAGGTATTATGCAGACTCCCCTCTATATCCGTCAGGCGATCGCCACCGAAACCACCGTTTATACTCTCAATGAACCGCCTAAGTTCTTCGGCACAGGGGTTGTCAGTGAACAATGA
- a CDS encoding response regulator transcription factor — translation MTIRILLADDQFLILEGIKAILEPEPEIEIVGTAQDGQSAIALVRKLRPDILLLDIEMPKMNGILATKYICKYLPNTKIIVLTSHKSQDYIAETLLAGASGYLLKDNLIKDLKQEIYSFGRGYSSIKAKLLTRTAKKNSIANVLQYREKIIYLKKYRKNIYKPAVNQKQRCLYSKGAVLRSRQSSNIQLANLDISKASLAPRSKLFTTKRIRATNPKTFSLARFNRRKYLSKIIWLLLAIFSIVLSIVIF, via the coding sequence ATGACGATCAGAATTCTTCTTGCAGACGACCAGTTTTTGATTCTTGAGGGTATTAAAGCAATCTTAGAACCAGAGCCTGAGATTGAAATAGTTGGTACGGCTCAAGATGGTCAAAGTGCGATCGCTTTGGTGAGAAAACTACGCCCAGATATTTTATTGCTGGATATTGAAATGCCTAAGATGAACGGTATTTTGGCAACCAAATATATCTGTAAATATTTACCTAATACTAAAATAATTGTCTTAACCAGTCATAAAAGCCAAGACTATATTGCTGAGACTTTGTTGGCTGGTGCTTCGGGTTATCTGTTGAAAGATAATTTGATTAAGGATCTTAAGCAAGAAATTTATTCTTTTGGTCGAGGTTATTCTAGCATTAAGGCCAAATTATTAACTCGGACAGCTAAGAAAAATTCCATAGCTAATGTGCTTCAGTATCGAGAAAAAATTATCTACCTCAAAAAATACCGTAAGAATATCTATAAACCTGCTGTCAATCAGAAGCAGCGATGCCTTTATTCTAAAGGAGCGGTTTTGCGATCGCGCCAAAGTTCAAACATCCAACTAGCCAATTTAGACATTAGCAAAGCTAGTTTAGCTCCCAGATCTAAACTTTTTACTACTAAGAGAATCAGAGCGACAAATCCCAAAACCTTTAGTCTAGCAAGATTCAATCGTCGAAAATACTTGAGCAAGATTATCTGGTTATTATTAGCGATCTTCAGCATCGTGCTTTCAATCGTAATCTTTTAA
- the rph gene encoding ribonuclease PH, with protein sequence MSGKRLGDRQLNQLRNHSFQLDFLENPLASVVIECGKTKVLCTVSIEDRVPKFLLNTGQAWLTAEYRMLPGATNTRHARELMKLSGRTQEIQRLIGRSLRAAINLKGLGERTITIDADVLQADAGTRTAAITGSYVALAHGINKLIAAGELRKSPLIEPVAAVSVGLIDGEAYLDLDYPEDVKADVDLNVVMNGKLELIEIQGTAESHSMTRSQLNKMLDLAETGIKELLAAQQEALNEN encoded by the coding sequence TTGTCTGGGAAACGTTTAGGCGATCGCCAATTAAATCAACTGCGCAATCATAGTTTTCAGCTTGATTTTCTGGAAAATCCTTTAGCTTCAGTAGTGATTGAATGCGGTAAAACTAAGGTACTTTGTACGGTAAGTATAGAAGATCGCGTACCCAAATTTTTACTTAATACTGGACAGGCTTGGTTGACGGCGGAGTATCGGATGTTACCAGGAGCGACCAACACTCGCCATGCACGGGAATTAATGAAACTTTCAGGACGAACTCAAGAGATTCAACGGTTGATTGGACGTAGTTTGCGCGCAGCAATTAACCTCAAAGGATTAGGCGAAAGAACTATTACAATCGATGCAGATGTGCTTCAGGCTGATGCGGGGACTCGTACCGCTGCTATTACAGGTAGCTATGTCGCCTTAGCTCATGGGATTAATAAATTGATCGCAGCAGGAGAGTTAAGAAAATCTCCTTTAATTGAACCTGTGGCTGCGGTATCTGTTGGCTTAATTGATGGTGAAGCTTATTTAGATTTAGACTATCCCGAAGACGTAAAAGCAGATGTAGATCTCAACGTGGTGATGAATGGCAAGCTGGAGCTAATTGAAATTCAGGGAACAGCAGAATCTCATAGTATGACGCGATCGCAATTAAACAAAATGTTAGACTTAGCCGAAACAGGAATTAAAGAATTATTAGCAGCACAACAGGAAGCGTTAAATGAAAATTAA
- a CDS encoding DUF790 family protein, with translation MLKSDLLIYKLNGETIVPKKLGIDNRNLAIATEIIACFQDCVGQTQGELDRRLLELEGDSPDYRLKRGLAHILRNTFSTFEIISPLEPLALRQRVFAQAAKTSALPDRRSDTLEIIAHSLADELKRPVSRQEIETGLYADLLENRILTQFEAPVAESLLHRYNLSQVQGVFYRASSVVINAHRNDPGEYKLLFRYIKLFQLMAYIEGDADTGFTLTMDGPASLFKASTRYGLALAKMIPALLHVTKWSLQAKLQNRDQYSGNTKTGKFVLTSDRCELVSHYPPGKPYDSMLEASFAKSWAKTNTEWRLEREVDLIPLPGSVMIPDFRIVHPDGREYLLEIVGYWRPEYLQKKFYQVRNGDTDNLILAVSERLNLDKAGVKFTDLPNKLIWFKNKLNSKAVLEILDS, from the coding sequence ATGCTAAAAAGCGACTTACTTATATATAAACTTAATGGGGAGACAATAGTACCCAAAAAGTTAGGAATCGATAACCGCAATTTAGCGATCGCCACGGAAATTATTGCTTGTTTTCAAGACTGTGTTGGTCAAACTCAGGGAGAATTAGATCGACGTTTATTGGAGTTAGAAGGGGACAGTCCAGATTATCGACTTAAAAGGGGTTTAGCTCATATACTCCGCAATACCTTCTCTACGTTTGAAATCATCAGTCCCCTTGAACCTTTGGCATTGAGGCAAAGAGTGTTCGCCCAAGCAGCTAAAACCTCAGCCTTACCAGATCGGCGCAGTGATACTTTAGAAATTATTGCTCACTCTTTAGCGGATGAATTAAAACGTCCTGTGTCTCGCCAGGAAATTGAAACAGGATTATATGCAGACTTGCTGGAAAATCGGATTTTAACTCAGTTTGAAGCACCTGTAGCTGAATCTCTGCTCCATCGCTACAATTTATCCCAAGTACAGGGCGTTTTCTATCGTGCTAGCAGTGTCGTTATTAATGCTCACCGTAACGATCCTGGGGAATATAAGCTTTTGTTTCGCTACATCAAGCTGTTTCAACTGATGGCATACATCGAAGGAGATGCCGATACTGGGTTTACCCTAACGATGGATGGCCCTGCTAGTCTATTTAAAGCCAGCACACGTTATGGACTAGCCTTAGCGAAAATGATTCCTGCCTTGCTGCATGTTACAAAATGGAGTCTCCAGGCAAAGTTGCAAAACCGCGATCAATATTCGGGTAATACCAAAACAGGTAAATTCGTCTTAACTAGCGATCGCTGTGAGCTGGTTTCCCATTATCCCCCAGGCAAACCTTATGACAGTATGCTTGAAGCCTCCTTTGCCAAAAGCTGGGCAAAAACTAACACTGAATGGCGCTTAGAAAGGGAAGTAGATCTGATTCCCTTACCTGGTAGTGTGATGATTCCCGACTTTCGGATCGTGCATCCTGACGGTAGAGAATATTTGCTTGAAATAGTCGGTTATTGGCGACCAGAATATTTACAAAAAAAATTCTATCAGGTTCGTAATGGTGATACTGATAACCTGATTCTCGCTGTTTCCGAAAGACTTAATCTAGACAAAGCAGGGGTTAAATTTACCGATTTACCGAATAAATTAATTTGGTTTAAAAATAAGTTGAACTCCAAAGCAGTATTGGAAATATTGGACAGTTAG
- a CDS encoding tetratricopeptide repeat protein has protein sequence MYQSLECRPDSYREWYQRGNQLRAEGFYHEALTSYERALNYQPSDYWSWYRKGVVLEALGYYHEAIDSFTQASTIEPNNYWSWYEQGCIHFTEFGQYEQAIACFNQALKLRPQDYWAIYRLGEAYRHLEQYDQALDYYNQALKLRPDDFWAYYRRGEALQYWGKLEEALQSYQQASSLEPNDYWAWYQQGIIYQQLSQFDQGISCYQRVLDLEPKSAWVWYQQACCYAELKNRNWAIICLEKAIDLYPVKYLELAANEPFWSDFRRQQGFQLLITNKSRRYGVPTA, from the coding sequence ATGTATCAGTCTTTAGAATGTCGTCCAGATAGCTATCGAGAATGGTATCAAAGAGGCAATCAGCTTCGTGCAGAAGGTTTTTACCATGAAGCCTTAACTAGCTATGAACGGGCTTTAAATTATCAACCTAGTGACTATTGGTCATGGTATCGCAAAGGGGTCGTCCTCGAAGCTTTAGGCTATTACCATGAAGCAATCGATAGTTTTACTCAAGCTTCGACAATTGAGCCAAATAACTACTGGTCATGGTACGAACAGGGATGCATTCATTTTACCGAATTTGGTCAATACGAGCAGGCGATCGCCTGTTTTAACCAGGCTTTGAAACTGCGCCCTCAAGACTATTGGGCTATTTACCGTCTAGGAGAAGCTTATCGTCACCTAGAACAGTATGACCAAGCCTTAGATTACTACAATCAGGCTTTGAAATTACGTCCTGATGATTTTTGGGCTTATTATCGTCGTGGAGAAGCACTACAGTACTGGGGAAAACTAGAGGAGGCATTGCAAAGCTATCAGCAAGCTTCAAGTCTTGAGCCAAATGATTATTGGGCATGGTATCAGCAAGGGATTATCTACCAGCAATTATCACAGTTTGACCAAGGGATTAGTTGTTATCAGCGGGTATTAGATTTAGAGCCAAAATCCGCTTGGGTATGGTATCAACAAGCTTGTTGTTATGCTGAATTAAAGAACAGAAATTGGGCAATTATCTGTTTAGAAAAAGCGATCGATCTTTACCCCGTAAAATATCTAGAGTTAGCAGCTAATGAGCCTTTCTGGTCAGATTTTCGTCGCCAACAGGGTTTTCAGCTGTTGATTACCAATAAAAGTCGCAGATATGGTGTCCCCACGGCATAA
- a CDS encoding serine/threonine protein kinase, with product MKGKILGSRYQVLEYIAEGGFGRTYLAQDTQLPRKDLCIVKQLAPSFNAPKLLTIARRLFKSEATALHSLGHHPQIPKLLAYFEEEEKFYLVQQYIPGQTLDKEITSANVWSTDQVVELLKDCLNILRFIHDRGVIHRDLKPANLIRRNSDRKIVLVDFGTVKNILQGQSSIAGLTVSVGTQGYMPIEQARGKPRASSDLYALGMIGIQALTGVKPLNLEEDENGEIIWSHLVDTKPELIKILTKMTRYNYMERYSSAQSVLDDLNSCFPDVSQSLPAAINQAVSKPFLAQNQRVEHSIYEDPNALPGIRSIALVAHRSPPVKPKRSQQKLVKITLIVVAIAGGIYLLLQQLLLKPSPDASPGKVTPETSLNN from the coding sequence GTGAAGGGAAAAATCTTAGGCTCTCGTTATCAAGTTTTAGAATATATCGCTGAAGGCGGGTTTGGCAGAACATATCTAGCGCAAGATACCCAACTTCCGCGCAAAGATCTCTGTATCGTCAAGCAACTTGCTCCTAGCTTTAATGCTCCTAAACTCCTGACGATCGCCCGACGCTTATTTAAGTCAGAAGCCACAGCACTCCATAGCTTGGGCCATCATCCACAAATTCCTAAGCTTTTAGCTTATTTTGAGGAAGAGGAGAAATTTTATCTAGTCCAGCAATATATTCCAGGTCAAACCTTAGACAAGGAAATCACTTCAGCCAACGTTTGGTCAACAGATCAAGTTGTCGAGTTGTTGAAAGACTGTCTCAATATTCTGCGATTTATTCACGATCGAGGAGTAATTCATCGCGATCTCAAGCCTGCCAATTTAATTCGTCGTAATAGCGATCGCAAAATTGTATTAGTTGACTTTGGGACAGTAAAAAACATTTTGCAGGGGCAAAGTAGTATAGCTGGGTTAACCGTATCTGTAGGAACACAGGGTTATATGCCAATTGAACAGGCAAGGGGTAAACCTCGCGCTAGTAGCGATCTATACGCTTTGGGCATGATCGGTATTCAGGCTCTTACAGGTGTCAAACCACTGAATTTGGAAGAAGACGAAAACGGCGAAATTATCTGGTCACACTTAGTTGATACTAAACCTGAACTAATTAAAATACTCACTAAAATGACGCGGTATAACTATATGGAGCGCTATTCTTCAGCGCAATCTGTTTTAGATGATTTAAATAGCTGTTTTCCCGACGTCTCACAGTCTTTACCAGCCGCCATCAACCAAGCAGTGAGCAAACCTTTCTTAGCCCAGAATCAAAGGGTTGAGCATAGTATTTATGAAGATCCCAATGCTTTGCCTGGTATCCGTTCGATCGCTCTGGTGGCTCATCGTTCTCCTCCAGTTAAACCCAAACGATCCCAACAGAAGCTGGTCAAAATAACTTTAATAGTTGTAGCTATTGCTGGTGGCATTTATCTATTGCTGCAACAATTACTCCTCAAACCCTCTCCAGATGCTTCCCCTGGCAAAGTAACACCCGAAACTAGCCTGAATAACTAA
- a CDS encoding ChaB family protein, producing the protein MTYQQLEELPSEVTEKLPKHGQQLFMAAYNAVSENGMNEENATQVAWNSVKNSYQQDRDGNWISIENSQADRGNIMGTDLDTQDPIGNRQNNTGTMRGG; encoded by the coding sequence ATGACTTATCAACAGTTAGAAGAATTACCCAGTGAAGTAACAGAAAAACTTCCCAAACACGGACAGCAATTATTTATGGCTGCCTATAATGCTGTTTCCGAAAACGGCATGAATGAGGAAAATGCGACCCAAGTAGCTTGGAATTCAGTTAAAAATAGTTATCAACAAGATCGAGACGGTAACTGGATTTCAATCGAAAATTCCCAAGCAGATCGAGGCAACATTATGGGTACAGATCTAGATACCCAAGATCCGATTGGTAATCGTCAAAATAACACTGGCACAATGCGTGGAGGCTAA
- a CDS encoding YbjN domain-containing protein, which yields MVGQISNSEANINQAEDELIKDNSTHQEVIETVISSLDQDNTAMVSHTDEGTVWKFTYGSVEVFVQLTGESENDLLTVWSSLLRLPARDEPGLMRRLLEMNWTGTFETCFSIHDDKVMISAQRTVADMYPGEISRLITLVANLADDNDDLLKAEFGGS from the coding sequence ATGGTTGGTCAAATTTCCAATTCAGAAGCAAACATTAACCAAGCTGAGGATGAGTTAATTAAAGACAACTCTACCCATCAAGAAGTGATTGAAACGGTAATTTCTAGTCTCGATCAGGACAATACAGCGATGGTAAGTCACACGGATGAGGGTACTGTCTGGAAGTTTACCTATGGCAGTGTCGAAGTTTTTGTTCAGCTTACTGGAGAAAGCGAAAATGATTTATTAACGGTTTGGTCAAGCTTATTGCGACTTCCTGCTCGTGATGAGCCTGGATTAATGCGTCGTTTGTTAGAAATGAATTGGACTGGCACTTTTGAAACCTGCTTTAGTATTCATGATGACAAGGTAATGATCTCAGCACAACGCACCGTAGCGGATATGTATCCTGGAGAAATTTCTCGCTTAATTACTCTTGTCGCCAATCTTGCAGATGATAATGATGATCTGTTAAAAGCAGAATTCGGTGGCTCATAA
- a CDS encoding pyridoxal phosphate-dependent aminotransferase, whose amino-acid sequence MELAARANYVSASVTLAISAKAKEMQAKGIDVCSFSAGEPDFPTPKHICEAAKTAIDEGKTRYGAAAGELKLRQAIAKKLEQDNNLHYEPENIIVTNGGKFSLYNLMQVLIEQGDEVIIPAPYWLSYPEMVKLADGTPVIVDTLAENNYKITAEQLDRAITPKTKLFVLNSPSNPTGMVYSPAEIRALAQVIVERDILVVSDEIYEKIIYDDVEHLSIGSIDESIFARTIVSSGFAKSHSMTGWRVGYTAAPLEIIKAMTKIQSHSTSNVCTFAQYGAIAALEASQACVQEMLTAFAQRRNYMYQAINDIPQLSCPKPDGAFYLFVDISKTGKQSLAFCQELLETKQVAVIPGIAFGTDNCIRLSYATDLDTIEEGIRRLAEFVK is encoded by the coding sequence ATGGAATTAGCAGCGAGAGCAAATTACGTATCGGCTTCTGTTACCTTAGCAATTTCTGCCAAAGCTAAAGAAATGCAAGCTAAGGGAATTGATGTTTGTAGCTTTAGTGCAGGAGAGCCAGATTTTCCCACCCCTAAACATATTTGTGAAGCTGCTAAAACTGCCATCGACGAAGGTAAAACTCGCTACGGTGCTGCTGCGGGAGAATTAAAATTAAGACAAGCGATCGCCAAAAAATTAGAGCAAGATAATAATCTGCACTATGAACCAGAGAATATCATTGTGACTAATGGCGGTAAGTTTTCTTTATATAACCTGATGCAAGTCTTGATTGAGCAAGGAGACGAGGTGATTATCCCTGCTCCTTACTGGTTAAGCTATCCAGAAATGGTCAAGTTGGCTGATGGTACTCCCGTAATTGTTGATACCTTAGCTGAGAACAACTATAAAATTACTGCCGAACAGTTAGATCGGGCAATTACGCCCAAAACCAAGCTGTTTGTCTTGAATTCTCCCTCGAATCCGACGGGAATGGTTTATTCTCCAGCAGAAATTCGAGCTTTGGCTCAGGTAATTGTGGAACGAGATATCTTGGTTGTCTCCGATGAGATTTATGAAAAAATTATTTATGATGATGTCGAACATCTGAGTATTGGTTCAATCGATGAGTCAATCTTTGCCCGCACTATTGTCAGTAGTGGTTTTGCCAAAAGCCATTCGATGACGGGGTGGCGCGTAGGATATACCGCAGCTCCCCTAGAAATCATTAAAGCAATGACAAAAATTCAAAGTCATAGCACTTCTAATGTTTGCACCTTTGCTCAATATGGCGCGATCGCTGCTTTAGAAGCATCTCAGGCATGTGTGCAAGAAATGTTAACAGCCTTTGCTCAACGTCGCAACTATATGTATCAGGCGATTAACGATATTCCTCAGTTGAGTTGTCCTAAACCCGATGGTGCTTTTTATCTTTTTGTCGATATATCTAAAACGGGTAAACAATCTCTTGCCTTCTGCCAAGAACTACTCGAAACTAAACAGGTTGCTGTAATCCCTGGTATTGCTTTTGGTACCGATAACTGTATCCGCTTGTCCTACGCTACCGATCTCGATACGATCGAGGAAGGGATTAGAAGACTCGCAGAGTTTGTCAAGTGA
- a CDS encoding response regulator transcription factor, with protein MPRILVIDDDPAISELVSINLEMAGYDVNQAEDGIKGQALAVQLQPDLIMLDLMLPKVDGFTVCQRLRRDDRTSDIPVLMLTALGQTQDKVEGFNAGADDYLTKPFEVEEMLARVRALLRRTDRIPQAAKHSEILNFGPLTLIPERFEAIWFERTVKLTHLEFELLHCLLQRHGQTVAPPEILKEVWGYDPDDDIETIRVHIRHLRTKLEPDPRHPNYIKTVYGAGYCLELPSTEQILVQEDKVTA; from the coding sequence ATGCCAAGAATACTAGTAATTGACGACGATCCCGCAATCTCTGAATTAGTCTCGATCAACCTAGAGATGGCTGGTTATGACGTTAATCAGGCGGAAGACGGCATCAAGGGACAAGCTTTAGCAGTGCAGCTACAGCCAGACTTAATTATGCTCGATCTAATGTTGCCTAAAGTTGACGGCTTTACAGTTTGTCAAAGGTTGCGCCGTGACGATCGCACGTCCGACATTCCAGTTTTAATGTTAACTGCTTTGGGACAAACCCAAGATAAGGTGGAAGGTTTTAATGCTGGTGCAGATGATTATCTAACTAAGCCTTTTGAAGTGGAGGAAATGTTAGCTAGAGTTAGAGCTTTACTGCGTCGTACCGATCGCATTCCTCAAGCTGCCAAGCACTCTGAAATTCTCAATTTTGGGCCTTTAACTCTAATTCCTGAGCGTTTTGAAGCGATTTGGTTTGAAAGAACAGTTAAACTAACTCACCTGGAGTTTGAATTGCTGCATTGTCTTTTGCAACGTCATGGTCAAACTGTCGCTCCACCAGAGATACTTAAAGAAGTATGGGGTTACGATCCTGACGATGATATTGAAACCATTCGGGTGCATATTCGCCATTTAAGAACTAAGTTAGAACCAGATCCTCGCCATCCCAACTATATTAAAACGGTTTACGGTGCAGGATATTGCCTGGAACTTCCTAGCACTGAACAAATATTAGTTCAAGAAGACAAGGTTACGGCTTAG
- the lepB gene encoding signal peptidase I, producing MPTAKKQLNRRSKPENIWIENIKTLGLSLFLAFGIRTFIAEARYIPSGSMLPTLQIDDRLIIDKISYDFSDPKRGDIVVFNPPPTLQQENYHQAFIKRVIGLPGDKVEIKNGRVLVNNIPLTENYLEARSNYQWGPEIVPAESYLVLGDNRNDSYDSRYWGFVPRQNIIGKAVFRFWPINRLGEIDRSVYVGKDTTGADYLINKSATADAKVK from the coding sequence ATGCCCACAGCTAAAAAACAGTTAAATCGTCGATCAAAGCCTGAAAACATTTGGATTGAAAATATTAAAACTTTGGGACTAAGCTTATTTTTGGCATTTGGAATTCGCACCTTTATTGCTGAAGCGCGTTATATTCCTTCAGGCTCGATGTTACCTACTTTGCAAATCGACGATCGCCTAATTATCGACAAAATTAGTTACGATTTTAGCGATCCTAAACGAGGCGATATTGTAGTTTTTAATCCCCCCCCTACATTACAACAAGAGAATTACCATCAGGCTTTCATTAAACGAGTTATCGGGTTGCCTGGAGATAAAGTTGAGATCAAAAATGGTCGGGTTTTGGTTAACAATATTCCCCTAACAGAAAATTATCTTGAAGCTCGATCAAATTATCAATGGGGGCCAGAAATTGTGCCTGCTGAATCTTATTTAGTGTTGGGTGATAATCGCAACGATAGCTATGACAGTCGTTACTGGGGTTTTGTTCCGCGCCAAAATATTATTGGTAAAGCAGTGTTTCGTTTTTGGCCTATTAATCGTCTTGGGGAAATAGATCGTTCTGTTTATGTAGGTAAAGATACGACTGGTGCGGATTACCTAATCAATAAAAGCGCAACTGCTGATGCCAAGGTTAAATAG
- a CDS encoding diacylglycerol kinase yields MTNKFRATGYHPVRKLKVILSGLHVAVVTDFSVAYKVILSIPVLSGSFFLRQWVDISLILLAMGLMLISELFNSAIEVLCDFVEPKHNKRIGVIKDIAAAATGLSIMVWAAILIIESIRLLKLQ; encoded by the coding sequence ATGACTAACAAATTTCGCGCCACTGGCTATCATCCCGTACGCAAGCTAAAAGTCATCCTCTCAGGTCTTCATGTTGCGGTAGTGACTGATTTTAGTGTTGCTTACAAAGTAATTTTATCTATACCCGTTTTAAGCGGTTCTTTTTTCTTGCGTCAGTGGGTAGATATCAGCTTGATCTTGTTAGCTATGGGATTGATGCTAATTTCTGAATTGTTTAACAGTGCGATCGAAGTTTTGTGCGATTTTGTAGAACCTAAGCACAATAAGCGTATCGGAGTCATTAAAGATATTGCAGCGGCGGCGACTGGGCTAAGTATTATGGTGTGGGCAGCAATTTTAATTATTGAAAGCATTCGCCTTTTGAAACTACAGTAA
- a CDS encoding TetR/AcrR family transcriptional regulator yields the protein MANQGVAAVKVEVLAHQLEVSRGSFYWHFKNRRELLEEILKRWETETLWLIEESQKETTPEARLIKLFALGEELCHLPDPEAAIFTWANQEPIVQERVRIVETRRVDYLNQLLQDYGFDETEARHKAEIGYFAFMGFWERSERDKKFDLSMKDFGKFLLDLLLSPIKERKSNY from the coding sequence ATGGCAAATCAAGGGGTTGCAGCCGTCAAAGTAGAAGTATTAGCACATCAACTAGAGGTTAGTAGAGGTAGTTTTTATTGGCATTTTAAAAATCGCCGAGAATTACTGGAAGAAATCTTAAAACGTTGGGAAACCGAAACTTTATGGCTCATAGAGGAATCGCAAAAAGAAACTACTCCAGAAGCTCGGCTAATTAAATTGTTTGCCTTGGGAGAAGAATTGTGTCACCTACCAGATCCCGAAGCAGCTATTTTTACTTGGGCAAATCAAGAACCCATCGTACAAGAGCGTGTACGTATTGTCGAAACTAGACGAGTTGATTATCTAAATCAACTATTGCAAGACTATGGTTTTGATGAAACAGAAGCCAGACACAAAGCAGAAATTGGCTATTTTGCCTTTATGGGCTTCTGGGAGCGTAGTGAAAGAGACAAAAAATTCGATCTCAGCATGAAAGATTTTGGCAAATTTTTGCTCGATTTATTGTTGTCTCCCATCAAAGAAAGAAAATCTAATTATTGA